The Gossypium hirsutum isolate 1008001.06 chromosome D02, Gossypium_hirsutum_v2.1, whole genome shotgun sequence region CGCCAATACTTTGAGGCTTATGGTCATGTAACTGATGTAGTAATCATGTATGACCAGAATACCCAGAGGCCTCGTGGGTTTGGTTTTATCTCCTTCGACAGTGAAGAGGCGGTTGATAGGGTTTTGCACAAGAGTTTTCATGATTTGAATGGCAAACAAGTTGAAGTGAAACCGGCCCTTCCTAAAGATGCCAATCCTGGTGGGGCTAGCCGGTCTATGGGTGGTGGTGCTGGTGGTTTTGGAGGTTACCAGGGATATGGTTCTTCTGGTGGGAATTCAAGTTCTTACGATGGTCGTATGGACTCCAATTACATGCGTGGCCAGGGTACTGGAGCTGGCTTTCCACCTTATGGTTCATCAGGATATGCACCCGGCTATGGTTATGGTCCTGCTAGTAATGGTGTTGGTTATGGTAGTTATGGCAATTATGGTGGTGCAGGTGCTGGTTATGGTGCCCCTGCCGGTGCAGCTTATGGGAATCCCAATGCTGGCTATGCAAGTGGGCCTCCTGGTGCCCCTAGAAGTTCATGGGGCACTCAAACTCCATCTGGTTATGGTGCTATGGGTTATGGGAATGCTGCTCCTTGGGGTGCTGGTCCTGGTAGCGGTGGTCCAGGTTCTGCAGCTACTGGCCAATCTCCCACTGGAGCTACTGGGTACGGCGGTCAAGGTTATGGATATGGGGGATATGGAGGTAATGATGGATCTTATGGGAACGCTGGTTATGGGGCTGCTGGAGGTCGTTCTGGTGGTACACCAAATAGTAATGCTAGTGCAGGTGGGGGAGATCTACAAGGGAGCGGTGGTGGTTACATGGGAGGTGGATATGGTGATGTAAATGGAAGTTCAGGGTATGGAAATGCATCATGGAGGTCTGATTCATCCCAAGGTTCAGGAAATTATGGGGGTAGTCAGGCCAATGGTCCTCATGGTGGACAAGGTGGCTATGGTGGTGGGTATGGTGGTGCACAGGGCCGACAAGCTCAACAGCAGTGATCCTATCGCTTGAACGACAACTTGATCTCTACCTCTTCTGTGCATAGCCTTCTCTTTGCTCTTGTAATTGTGATGGTTTCTTACTCCCAGCAGCCACAGGAGAGGCTCAAGTTGGATTTCAAATCCCCTTGGGATCGGTTGGATTGCTTGAAACCCTGTAGCTTGCAGTATCTATTTTGTTAGCCATAATAAGTAGTTTTGAGGCATAATAGATGCCTTTATTCAGTTGTGCTACTGAGTGTAGTTTTATTTGGCgtgctttctttctttttgtcttGCTGCTCCAGTACCTTATGTTTGGTAGTGTTTAAGTAAGCCTTAATAGTTTATATATCTTAAATTTGTGTTGTCTTgctattttgaatattttgttgtTTATATCAATCTAGGAAAATTTGACAATATGATTATGCTTGATTTGATACGATCAGTAGGGTATGGAGATTTA contains the following coding sequences:
- the LOC107932143 gene encoding heterogeneous nuclear ribonucleoprotein 1, translating into MDSDQGKLFIGGISWETSEDRLKEYFGQYGDILQTVVMRDKVTGRPRGFGFVVFSDPSVIDTVLQEKHTIDGRTVEAKRALSREEQQTSARSGNFNQGRNSGGGGNIRTKKIFVGGLPPTLTEDGFRQYFEAYGHVTDVVIMYDQNTQRPRGFGFISFDSEEAVDRVLHKSFHDLNGKQVEVKPALPKDANPGGASRSMGGGAGGFGGYQGYGSSGGNSSSYDGRMDSNYMRGQGTGAGFPPYGSSGYAPGYGYGPASNGVGYGSYGNYGGAGAGYGAPAGAAYGNPNAGYASGPPGAPRSSWGTQTPSGYGAMGYGNAAPWGAGPGSGGPGSAATGQSPTGATGYGGQGYGYGGYGGNDGSYGNAGYGAAGGRSGGTPNSNASAGGGDLQGSGGGYMGGGYGDVNGSSGYGNASWRSDSSQGSGNYGGSQANGPHGGQGGYGGGYGGAQGRQAQQQ